One genomic window of Paraburkholderia acidiphila includes the following:
- a CDS encoding histidine phosphatase family protein, whose product MNTQILFIRHGETDWNRIKRIQGHIDIPLAQSGVAQAQQLGARLAKEVQSGAWIDAIWSSDLLRAQQTAQPIAEALGLAVQLSEGVRERNYGAFQGHDSDEIAERFPDEYAHWQTRDPGFAPPEGESQREFYHRVLHALEPILERHPGGRIACVAHGGVLDCVYRFANGLSLDAPRAWPLLNTSVNVVDFERDDYVTQARVVAWGDVVHLGGVSADDGFKRTPEPGR is encoded by the coding sequence ATGAACACGCAAATCCTCTTTATCCGCCATGGCGAAACGGACTGGAATCGCATCAAGCGCATCCAGGGCCATATCGATATTCCGCTCGCGCAGAGTGGTGTGGCGCAGGCGCAGCAGCTTGGCGCACGGCTCGCGAAGGAAGTGCAGTCGGGCGCCTGGATCGACGCAATCTGGTCGAGCGATCTGTTGCGCGCGCAACAGACGGCGCAGCCCATTGCCGAAGCCCTGGGTTTGGCGGTGCAGCTCTCCGAAGGGGTGCGCGAACGTAACTATGGCGCGTTCCAGGGCCACGACAGCGACGAAATCGCCGAGCGCTTTCCGGACGAGTACGCGCACTGGCAAACGCGCGACCCCGGCTTCGCGCCGCCAGAGGGCGAGTCGCAGCGCGAGTTCTACCACCGCGTGCTGCATGCGCTCGAGCCGATCCTGGAGAGGCACCCGGGCGGCCGTATTGCGTGTGTTGCGCACGGCGGCGTGCTCGACTGCGTCTACCGCTTCGCGAACGGCCTCTCGCTCGACGCGCCGCGCGCGTGGCCGCTTCTCAACACGAGCGTGAACGTCGTCGATTTCGAACGCGATGACTACGTGACGCAGGCGCGCGTCGTCGCATGGGGCGACGTGGTGCATCTGGGCGGTGTCAGCGCCGACGACGGCTTCAAGCG
- a CDS encoding type II toxin-antitoxin system RelE/ParE family toxin, with protein sequence MIKSWNHKGLKTFFFTGSKAGIRPDHIPRLRRQLARLDEAESPRDMNVPGWRCHALEGRLDGHHAILVNGNWRLTFAFEGRHAILVDYHDYH encoded by the coding sequence ATGATCAAGTCGTGGAATCACAAAGGGCTGAAGACGTTCTTCTTCACCGGCAGCAAGGCGGGCATCCGGCCCGATCACATACCGCGCCTGCGGCGTCAGTTGGCACGGCTCGACGAGGCCGAGTCGCCGCGAGACATGAATGTGCCGGGCTGGCGCTGCCATGCGCTGGAGGGCCGTCTCGACGGGCATCATGCGATTCTCGTCAATGGCAACTGGCGCCTGACCTTCGCGTTCGAAGGCCGCCACGCGATCCTGGTCGACTATCACGACTACCACTGA
- a CDS encoding HigA family addiction module antitoxin, which yields MSKMNDTIRMHNPPHPGETLREDILPELGLTVTEAAAQLGVTRAALSRVLNGRAAISPEMALRLEAWLGEENGGRADLWLAMQIAYDLWQARAKGVPRVPRVARAGARS from the coding sequence ATGAGCAAGATGAACGACACGATACGCATGCATAACCCGCCGCACCCCGGCGAAACGCTGCGCGAGGACATCCTCCCCGAACTGGGGCTTACCGTGACCGAGGCCGCGGCGCAGCTTGGCGTCACGCGCGCCGCGCTTTCGCGCGTGCTGAACGGCCGCGCCGCTATTTCGCCGGAAATGGCGCTGCGCCTCGAGGCGTGGCTTGGCGAGGAAAACGGCGGCCGCGCCGATCTGTGGCTCGCCATGCAGATCGCCTACGACCTCTGGCAGGCGCGCGCGAAAGGCGTGCCGCGCGTGCCGCGCGTGGCGCGTGCCGGCGCCCGTTCCTGA
- the dtd gene encoding D-aminoacyl-tRNA deacylase → MIALIQRVRRAEVRVAEGDSERVTGAIGQGLLALVCAERGDTEANADKLLAKLLGYRVFSDAAGKMNLSVQNIDGNGAPGGLLLVSQFTLAADTNSGLRPSFTPAAPPEEGRRLFDYFVAAAREKHTTVETGEFGADMQVSLVNDGPVTFWLQVRN, encoded by the coding sequence ATGATTGCGCTGATCCAGCGCGTGCGCCGTGCGGAAGTGCGTGTGGCGGAAGGCGACAGCGAACGCGTGACCGGTGCGATTGGCCAGGGGTTGCTCGCACTGGTTTGCGCCGAGCGTGGCGACACCGAAGCCAACGCCGACAAGCTGCTCGCGAAGCTGCTCGGCTATCGCGTGTTCAGCGACGCGGCGGGCAAGATGAACCTGAGCGTGCAGAACATCGACGGCAACGGCGCTCCGGGCGGCCTGCTGCTCGTCTCGCAGTTCACGCTCGCCGCCGATACGAATAGCGGCCTGCGCCCGAGTTTCACCCCGGCCGCGCCGCCCGAAGAGGGGCGGCGTCTGTTCGATTATTTCGTCGCCGCTGCGCGCGAGAAGCATACGACCGTCGAGACCGGCGAGTTCGGCGCCGACATGCAGGTGTCGCTCGTCAACGACGGCCCTGTCACGTTCTGGCTGCAAGTGCGCAACTAA
- the tyrS gene encoding tyrosine--tRNA ligase encodes MSNESNSSNGASTGAKDAFPVTDEVRHALAVTKRGVDELLIEEEFEQKLARSAATGKPLRIKLGLDPTAPDIHIGHTVVLNKMRQLQDLGHTVIFLIGDFTSLIGDPSGRNATRPPLTREQIESNAKTYFEQAALVLDREKTEIRYNSEWSMPLGADGMIKLASRYTVARILEREDFTKRFQGGVPISIHEFLYPLMQGYDSVALNADLELGGTDQKFNLLVGRELQKQYGQEQQCILTMPLLEGLDGVEKMSKSKNNYIGISEKPNDMFGKLMSISDVLMWRYFTLLSFRPMAEIEAFKREIEAGRNPRDFKVLLAQEIVARFHSQAEAERALEDFNHRAKGGVPDDIPSITLSGAPLAIGQLLKQAGLVPSTSEALRNIEQGGVKIDGATVSDKGLKVEAGEFVVQVGKRRFARVTLTA; translated from the coding sequence ATGAGCAACGAGTCCAACTCCAGCAACGGCGCCAGCACCGGCGCAAAAGACGCCTTTCCGGTCACCGACGAAGTCCGTCACGCGCTTGCTGTCACGAAGCGCGGCGTGGACGAACTGCTGATCGAAGAAGAATTCGAGCAGAAGCTCGCCCGCAGCGCGGCCACGGGTAAGCCGCTGCGCATCAAGCTTGGCCTCGACCCGACCGCGCCCGACATCCATATCGGCCATACGGTTGTGCTTAACAAGATGCGCCAGCTGCAGGATCTCGGCCACACCGTGATCTTCCTGATCGGCGACTTCACCTCGCTGATCGGCGACCCGTCGGGCCGCAACGCCACACGCCCGCCGCTCACGCGCGAACAGATCGAGTCGAACGCGAAAACATACTTCGAGCAGGCCGCGCTCGTGCTCGATCGCGAAAAGACCGAAATCCGCTACAACAGCGAATGGTCGATGCCGCTCGGCGCCGACGGCATGATCAAGCTCGCGTCGCGCTACACGGTTGCGCGCATTCTGGAGCGCGAGGACTTCACCAAGCGATTCCAGGGCGGCGTGCCGATCTCGATCCACGAATTCCTGTATCCGCTCATGCAGGGCTACGACTCGGTAGCGCTCAATGCGGATCTCGAACTCGGCGGTACGGACCAGAAGTTCAACCTGCTCGTTGGCCGCGAACTGCAGAAGCAGTACGGCCAGGAACAGCAGTGCATTCTTACGATGCCGCTGCTCGAAGGCCTTGACGGCGTCGAGAAGATGTCGAAGTCGAAGAACAACTACATTGGCATCAGCGAAAAGCCCAACGACATGTTCGGCAAGCTCATGTCGATTTCCGACGTGCTGATGTGGCGTTACTTCACGCTGCTCTCGTTCCGTCCGATGGCCGAGATCGAGGCCTTCAAGCGTGAAATCGAAGCGGGCCGCAACCCGCGCGACTTCAAGGTGCTGCTCGCGCAGGAAATCGTCGCGCGCTTTCACTCGCAGGCCGAAGCCGAGCGCGCGCTCGAAGACTTCAACCACCGCGCCAAGGGCGGCGTGCCGGACGACATTCCGTCGATCACGCTCTCAGGCGCGCCGCTTGCCATCGGCCAGTTGCTCAAGCAGGCGGGTCTCGTGCCGTCGACGAGCGAAGCACTGCGCAACATCGAGCAGGGCGGCGTGAAGATCGACGGTGCCACCGTCTCCGATAAGGGCCTCAAGGTCGAGGCGGGCGAGTTCGTCGTGCAAGTGGGCAAGCGGCGCTTCGCGCGCGTGACGCTCACCGCATGA